The sequence below is a genomic window from Lolium perenne isolate Kyuss_39 chromosome 4, Kyuss_2.0, whole genome shotgun sequence.
CTCATATCATACTCTCTACCTACCACGGTGCGAGCTGCCAAACACGCCCTTGACAATGCATATGGTAAGTAATACAATTTTCGTCCAGGTTAATTGCATATGCATGATCTCGCCCTCTATATATTTTATACGTAGAAGAACCAGGCTGGGATAAATTATCAGAGTCGGTCTGAATTGAGTTGAGTCCAAATCAAAATGGCAGCGAAAATCATGATCAGAGTAGGTATTGCTATCATGGTACTGCTGGCAACCGGAGAAGAAGCCTGCGCAGTTGTTCGAAAAACGATAAAGGTGCGTGGTCGTCTCTCGGTTAAAATGAAATCTTGGAGTACAGTTTTTCTTGAGGTTAGCTTGATTTTTTTTACGTATTATTTCTTCTGTCTGCAGAGTGACGACGGCGACATGATTGATTGTGTGGCCGTCTCCCTTGAAATCCAGCAGGTAGAAATCTATACTCCTTAATCTGTTAATTATTAGTTTGTGTACCTTGTAATTTATATTTGCTGGTCGATTTGGGCGTGCATGAAGCCGGGAAGAAGCATGAAAGATATGGTCGCGGACTCCGACATCGCCGTTGCCACGGAGGAAAGGCCTCAATCCTGGCGCAAAGATGGCGGCGGCTGCCCATCCGGAACCATTCCGATCCGGAGGTCGCCGGCTGCCAACGCAATGAATACTACGGAGGCCTTCTCCATCGCTGGCAATGGCGTCCCACCGCCTCATGATTTGTCTTCTGGCAAGGTGGAGAAGGCTGTTGCTTACGGCACGAACGGGCCGTACCACGGGCTTCGAGCGGAGGTGCCTATCTGGAACGTCGACGTGCATCCCAACGAGTTCTCCATGAGCTATGTCATGGTTGGCTACACATTGGATACCTCCTACGTGCCCGGGGCTGGGGCCGATGCGCCTACCTCTCTCCCCAATCAGATTATGGCTGGACTAATGGTAAGTACCTACAGTATTGTTGCTGTCATGTTTCACTAATGGTAAGTAATAACGCTAGCTGCCCGTCAAGTTTCACTAATGGTAAGTAATAAAGCTAGCTAGCTGTCATGTTTCACTAATGGTAAGTAGTAatccctctctcacagtttattaggcTGCCTCTAGTGCAAAGTATCATATAGTGGTATCATCCATATGATATAAATCTATGATACTACCCCTATATATAGTGGTTAGTATCATCTAGTAGTATCATAATCTCATGATATTTAattatttgtagaatctcaatgcaattgTGTGTATATGATGTATTTGACATTAAATTTTCTAGTTTCACGTGCTATAATTCAGtagtatcatattatgataccactaGCATATCTCTCCTTATTAATTATAGCgtcacatcagatttttgccaaggTGGCATACATAATACTccttagactagccacaatgggagtatcataagtagtatcatgcatgccatgttggcaaaaatctgatgtggcacaccaattaatgaggtgagagatgagagtggtatcatgatatgatacagtatcatagcacgtaaaactagaaaacttaatggcaaacacatcatgtacacacatttgcattgagattctacaaaatattaaatataGTGATACTATGATACTATGTTATGATATTATGCATTGTGagagtagtatcataaactagtatcatgtgcatgatactagtgtatgatacttcccattgtgactagtcttatgatactagcactatggctagccttaggCGTGCGCGTACCCCTAGATCACcaatttaacctatataatttaaattatatcattagaaaatagaacatctaaactgTTTAGTACTAGTAGTATTTCGCTTTTGCACGATCAATATAATTGACGAGTGTGTGCCGTCAGATGGCATCAAGTTTCTTATTGGATGTAGAAAGAGTGAAAAGAATATtttaattattattattattttctgtCACGTCACACCCTGGAGTCTAGGCTGCCATAAGTGACGAGTCTACGTTTTTGTATGTCGCAGACCTGGCCATCAGTCTACGGGGACTCGGTACCAAGGTTGTTCGTGTACTACACCGTAAGTGCATGCTCTTATTCTTCACTCCAAATTAACTTGATTTTGTCCCTGGCCTGTACTGCTTGTTTGAACTGATGATACCTCATCAACATTTCACAGTATTGGTACCAATGTAGTTTATGTACTCCCTCGGTTTACTAATATGAGACTGTTTAGAAATTTTCAATTAGCCTAGATATGGACCAAAATAAGTGAATATATATAAATACTAAAAATAGACTAGATATAAATCAAAACAAGTGAATCTACGAAAATCGACTATTATATATGCTTCCAATGAGTTGTACATACCTACGTATATGTGCTGATGCAGAATGACAGCGGAGTGCACTACAACTGCTTCAATACAGAGTGTGGAGGCTTCCAACTTACAAGCACCAAATATGCGCTCGGTTCAAGGTGGGTACGTCATCCACAGTTTGGAGGAAAGCAGTATGGTGTATATATAGGCATACACAGAGTAAGTTTGCTTTGTTTAGTGCGATCGACATCATAAGATTAGATTAGATTAGATTAGtctcatgcatgcatgcatgaccGAACCAATTGATCCATGCAGGACGATACCAAGTTGATCTGGTGGGTGTCGGTCCAGGACGTGGACATCGGCTACTTCCGGGACACTGTGTTCGACACCAGGTTCCCCGAGGCCTCGTACGTGGAGGTGGGCGGGCGGGTGCTCAACACCAGGCCGGGGGGGGCACCATACCACCACGCCCATGGGCAGCACCATGCCGGCTTGTGCCAGCTCGCTCTACGCAGCCTCCATCAAGGAGTACCTCGGTGTTAGCGCCGAAGGGCAGCTGTTCCTGGACGACGTAGGCAGGAGCATCGCCACGGTGCCGAGCTGCTACGGCGCCAGGCCTATAGGGTTCGGCAAGTACAGATCCGGGTACTACACAGTCTACGGAGGTGCTGGGGGGATTTACTGTGACCACTGATCCACGCATTTCTACGGAAATGGCTGAGAATAAATTGGTACGGTGGTAACCATGAGCCAATTTCATGTGTAACCGTCCTATGTTCATTCATGGCTTATTTGTGAAATTATTTTTCGAGATACAACTCAAGTCTTTCCTgctccttttttccttttttttgtgaATGAAAGATATATTCGTCAATGAATAGGAAAGTCATTTAAGAAACTAGATGTTACCCCACGCGTTCCCTGCGGTAATTTTGCCTAACATTGTATTTTTTTTAATGATGGACCATGAGCGAAACATAAATTCTTGTTGGGCTACAATTACATATATACCTGCTTTTATTCCTAAAAGTAAGATAGTTAATAAGTGTGTAGCAATATAAAATCATGAATCGGTAGAAAGCAATACTACACATGAAAATATTACATGTAGGAAAGCAATACTATTCCAATAGAAGGGATCAGTTCTCATTTGTGATTCGAACATCATTTCACTATGAGCGCGTTTGGTTCATCCTTTTGTAACGTAAGTCGGTAGCCAATATTTCAAACGAGCGGACCTTATGGCGCCCGGGCCATATCCCGGCCATCCAATACGCGCGTAGATTCGCGATCAGCCATTTTGCAAAAAGAACCCTCCACTTATTTAAATTCGGGCGCCATCCTCGGATACGGCCATATAAAATAGGGAAAATGGGGTTGAAACCCTAGCCCATTTCCTCCCAAATCCAACCACCAGCCACCGCCGTCTTGCTCCGCCCTCATGCGCGTCGCATCTCCGGCAAGAGGCCCCTCCGTGTCGccctcccgcgcgccgacgtggttGGACGGGGCCGCTTCCTCGCCGCTCGCGCGCCGGCGTGGTCGGACGGGGCCGCTACGTACCCTCCGCCGCGCCAGAGCCGCCGTGGTggggcggcgccgcctccatgtGGCTTGCTCCGGCGATATCCCGGCGGACGAACGGGCGGGTGGTGCAAGATCCCGGCGGCCGGCCAGATTTGTTCCtcgttttcttttattttcttcatatttttctcTGTTCAGGATCTTCGTAGGATCTTGTTAGGATCTTTGTATGAATCTACTGGATCCACTGGTTGTTAGAATCATGTATGAGCAAATGGATCCATTTCCTATTCTTGATGGATATTTTGAATATTTTCTCAAagatatccttttatttgtgttaGATATTCATGCCCAAATATGTTTTCTTGTGAAGAACTTCATAGAGATCTCAATGGATACACTGCAATTTTTTTGAAGAACTTTAGAACCTCGTCATAAGTGGACCCACATTGGATTTTCTAAGAACTTCATAAGCAGAAAGGACGACCTAATATGAATCTAATAAAATCCAGGGTCTTTTTCGCAAAAAAGTGAACAATCTTG
It includes:
- the LOC127346685 gene encoding protein neprosin-like encodes the protein MAAKIMIRVGIAIMVLLATGEEACAVVRKTIKSDDGDMIDCVAVSLEIQQPGRSMKDMVADSDIAVATEERPQSWRKDGGGCPSGTIPIRRSPAANAMNTTEAFSIAGNGVPPPHDLSSGKVEKAVAYGTNGPYHGLRAEVPIWNVDVHPNEFSMSYVMVGYTLDTSYVPGAGADAPTSLPNQIMAGLMTWPSVYGDSVPRLFVYYTNDSGVHYNCFNTECGGFQLTSTKYALGSRWVRHPQFGGKQYGVYIGIHRDDTKLIWWVSVQDVDIGYFRDTVFDTRFPEASSLYAASIKEYLGVSAEGQLFLDDVGRSIATVPSCYGARPIGFGKYRSGYYTVYGGAGGIYCDH